A part of Paenarthrobacter sp. A20 genomic DNA contains:
- a CDS encoding metal ABC transporter solute-binding protein, Zn/Mn family, translating into MILILSRSEVLVRRSAARLSMAASAGIAALLLSSCAGTAGATNPSSSGAIEVVTSTNVYGDVVKAIGGDKVNVSAIITKTSQDPHSYEASAQDKLVISKAKLVVENGGGYDEFLHKIADETKVGHENMISAVEISGLAPEGEGHSEEAHSDADHAHNHGEFNEHVWYSLATMGKVADAVAAKLGSLDAGSAATFTANADAFKAKLTDLTGKLDAVKAANEHAPVAVTEPVPLYLLEAAGLENKTPEAYSAAIEEETDVPAAVLKETTDLVSANSVRFLAYNEQTEGPQTEAVKRAAEAAGVPVVNFTETLPDGKDYVQWMTDNVEAVTAALKK; encoded by the coding sequence TTGATTCTCATTTTGAGTAGATCCGAGGTCCTCGTGCGTCGTTCCGCCGCCCGCCTGTCCATGGCCGCTTCCGCAGGTATTGCCGCCCTCCTGCTTTCTTCTTGTGCCGGTACGGCTGGGGCCACCAATCCGTCATCGTCCGGCGCCATCGAGGTGGTCACCTCCACGAATGTTTACGGCGACGTAGTGAAAGCAATCGGTGGGGATAAAGTCAACGTCAGCGCCATCATCACCAAGACCAGCCAGGACCCGCACTCCTATGAGGCATCTGCCCAGGACAAGTTGGTCATCTCCAAGGCAAAGCTCGTAGTGGAGAACGGCGGAGGCTATGACGAGTTCCTCCACAAGATTGCTGATGAAACCAAGGTCGGCCACGAGAACATGATCAGCGCAGTCGAAATTTCCGGGCTTGCTCCGGAAGGAGAGGGACACAGCGAGGAAGCCCACAGCGATGCGGACCACGCGCACAATCACGGTGAGTTCAACGAACACGTCTGGTACAGCCTGGCCACCATGGGCAAGGTGGCCGACGCAGTTGCCGCCAAACTTGGCAGCCTGGATGCGGGATCGGCCGCGACGTTCACGGCCAATGCCGACGCGTTCAAAGCCAAGCTCACTGACCTCACTGGAAAACTCGACGCCGTCAAGGCGGCCAACGAGCACGCGCCGGTAGCGGTCACTGAGCCCGTGCCGCTGTATCTGCTGGAAGCGGCGGGCCTGGAGAATAAGACTCCCGAGGCCTACAGCGCCGCCATTGAAGAGGAAACCGATGTCCCGGCCGCTGTATTGAAGGAAACCACGGACTTGGTCAGTGCCAACTCCGTGCGGTTCCTGGCATACAACGAACAGACCGAAGGACCCCAGACCGAAGCCGTCAAGCGGGCCGCCGAGGCTGCGGGTGTGCCGGTGGTGAATTTCACGGAGACCCTGCCTGACGGCAAGGACTACGTCCAGTGGATGACGGACAACGTGGAAGCCGTCACTGCAGCATTGAAGAAGTAG
- a CDS encoding metal ABC transporter ATP-binding protein, with protein MRSPERVDRGQLLTPVVSLRGGSLQFGKRTLWRDLDLDINPGEFFAVLGPNGSGKTSFLKVLLGLQELHSGSVTLGGHPVERGSKRIGYIPQQKSFAPDTPLRARDLVGLGIDGHRWGMRLSAGKVNQRVDELLELVGASDYAKVPVGQLSGGEQQRLRVAQALATEPQVLLCDEPLLSLDLHHQQGVSSLINKQCHERNSAVVFVTHEINPVMDYVDRVLYLAGGQFRVGTPQEVMTTEVLSELYDSHVEVIHTNGRIVVVGLPDATTHFHDEAHANAGEEF; from the coding sequence ATGCGTTCCCCGGAGCGCGTGGATCGAGGACAACTTTTGACACCGGTAGTGAGCCTCCGCGGAGGGAGCCTGCAGTTCGGCAAGAGGACGCTTTGGCGGGATCTTGATCTGGACATTAATCCGGGAGAGTTCTTCGCAGTCCTTGGCCCGAACGGCAGTGGCAAGACAAGCTTCCTGAAAGTCCTCCTCGGACTTCAGGAGCTGCACTCCGGATCAGTGACTCTCGGTGGTCACCCCGTGGAGCGCGGCAGTAAGCGCATCGGCTACATTCCGCAGCAAAAGTCGTTCGCTCCGGATACGCCTTTGCGTGCCCGGGACCTGGTGGGCCTTGGCATTGATGGGCATCGCTGGGGCATGCGGCTGTCTGCAGGAAAGGTCAACCAGCGTGTCGACGAATTGCTGGAGTTGGTGGGGGCATCGGACTACGCAAAGGTTCCGGTGGGGCAACTGTCCGGTGGCGAGCAGCAACGGCTCAGGGTGGCGCAAGCGCTGGCCACGGAGCCGCAAGTTCTCCTGTGCGACGAACCGCTCCTTTCGCTGGACCTTCACCACCAGCAGGGCGTGAGTTCGCTGATCAACAAGCAGTGCCATGAGCGCAACAGCGCAGTGGTTTTCGTGACCCATGAGATCAACCCGGTGATGGATTATGTTGACCGCGTCCTCTATCTGGCCGGCGGCCAGTTCCGGGTCGGGACGCCGCAGGAAGTCATGACCACGGAAGTCCTTTCGGAGCTTTACGACAGCCATGTGGAGGTCATCCACACCAACGGAAGGATCGTCGTCGTCGGTCTTCCCGACGCAACCACTCACTTCCACGACGAAGCCCACGCTAATGCCGGGGAGGAATTCTAA
- a CDS encoding hemolysin family protein — translation MEWILLLAGFALILGTGFFVAVEFSLVALDQASVQRAVDNGDHAAAPLLKCLKSLSTQLSSCQLGITLTTLLTGFVMEPSVGQLLLGPLGLLGLPAEVVHSVALIVAMAFATLLSMLLGELVPKNMAIALAFPLGKRLARPQLMFTAVFKPAIVVLNGFSNKVLNLFGLEAKEEISGARTPAELASLVRRSAELGTLDAGTANFVARTLNFSGRTAADVMTPRIRMETIDADQPVADILDAARRTGYSRFPVIGDSTDDIRGVVHVKKAVAVPAERRAKLEAGAIMTDVLQVPETIHLDALLSELREGNLQLAVVLDEYGGTAGIATLEDLVEEIVGEVADEHDKVRPGVLQSASGDWYFPGLLRPDEVSEQIPNLIVPDESAYETVGGYVMSQLGRIAKTGDVVDTVGGTLTVTRMDGRRIDRICFHHVAVDESTAEHADKPRHEAGAV, via the coding sequence GTGGAATGGATTCTTCTTCTGGCCGGCTTCGCCTTGATTCTGGGCACCGGCTTCTTTGTAGCAGTTGAGTTTTCCCTGGTTGCGTTGGATCAGGCGAGCGTTCAGCGTGCGGTTGACAACGGCGACCACGCTGCCGCCCCGCTGCTGAAGTGCCTCAAGTCGCTCTCCACCCAGCTCTCCAGTTGCCAGCTTGGCATTACCCTGACAACGCTGTTGACGGGTTTCGTGATGGAACCCTCCGTTGGGCAGTTGCTCCTGGGGCCCCTCGGCCTGCTGGGCCTCCCGGCTGAAGTGGTTCATTCCGTGGCATTGATTGTGGCGATGGCGTTCGCCACGCTCCTGTCGATGCTTTTGGGTGAGCTGGTTCCCAAGAACATGGCCATTGCCCTGGCGTTTCCCTTGGGGAAGCGGTTGGCCCGCCCTCAGTTGATGTTTACGGCCGTCTTCAAACCGGCCATCGTTGTCCTGAATGGTTTCTCGAACAAGGTGCTGAACCTGTTTGGCCTGGAAGCCAAGGAAGAGATCTCCGGGGCAAGGACCCCCGCTGAACTCGCTTCCCTGGTGAGGCGTTCAGCTGAGCTTGGGACTTTGGATGCCGGTACGGCCAACTTTGTGGCCAGGACCCTGAACTTTTCCGGGCGCACGGCCGCTGACGTCATGACGCCACGCATCCGCATGGAAACGATCGACGCCGACCAGCCGGTGGCCGACATCCTCGACGCCGCGCGGCGAACCGGATATTCACGGTTCCCTGTCATCGGTGATTCCACGGACGACATTCGCGGTGTGGTGCACGTCAAGAAGGCCGTGGCTGTCCCGGCCGAGCGCCGGGCCAAACTGGAGGCCGGAGCGATCATGACCGACGTCCTCCAGGTTCCTGAGACGATCCACCTGGATGCGTTGCTGTCCGAACTGCGCGAAGGCAACCTGCAGCTTGCCGTAGTGCTGGACGAATACGGCGGAACAGCGGGCATCGCCACCTTGGAAGACCTGGTGGAGGAGATCGTCGGCGAAGTCGCTGACGAGCACGACAAGGTCCGTCCGGGAGTGCTGCAGAGCGCGTCCGGTGACTGGTACTTCCCGGGGCTGCTGAGGCCGGACGAAGTGTCGGAGCAGATCCCCAATCTCATCGTTCCTGACGAGTCTGCCTATGAAACCGTGGGCGGGTATGTCATGAGCCAGCTTGGCCGCATTGCGAAGACGGGCGACGTCGTGGACACAGTGGGCGGGACGCTCACTGTGACCAGGATGGATGGCCGGAGGATTGACAGGATCTGTTTCCATCATGTGGCGGTGGACGAGTCCACAGCAGAGCATGCGGATAAGCCGCGCCATGAAGCGGGTGCCGTATGA
- a CDS encoding hemolysin family protein encodes MSDWVGIVWLVVLLIGNAFFVGAEFAVMSARRSQIEPLAEAGSKRAQTTLRAMENVSLMLACAQLGITVCSLLILQVAEPAIHHLLAEPLELVGVPVELADVIAFAIALLFVTFLHVTFGEMVPKNISVSVADKAALVLAPPLMFIARVVNPIIWSLNWLANHILRLMKIEPKDEVSSSFTLEEVQSIVQESTRHGLVDDEAGLLSGALEFSEHTASHIMVPLDKLVVLKTTSTPVDLEKAVSRTGFSRFPMVDDDGELAGYLHVKDILSIPDEGRRHPIAEGRIRSLANLAPDDEIEQAMSVMQRTGSHLARVIGTGGETQGVLFLEDVIEQLVGEIRDATQATGIRRYGDQQTK; translated from the coding sequence ATGAGCGACTGGGTAGGAATCGTATGGCTCGTCGTTCTCCTGATCGGCAACGCGTTCTTCGTGGGCGCGGAGTTTGCCGTCATGTCGGCACGCCGCAGCCAGATCGAGCCCTTGGCTGAAGCCGGGTCCAAGCGGGCGCAGACAACACTGCGTGCCATGGAAAACGTTTCGCTAATGCTCGCCTGTGCCCAGTTGGGTATCACTGTTTGCTCCCTGTTGATCCTTCAGGTTGCCGAGCCAGCCATCCACCATTTGTTGGCTGAGCCTCTTGAGCTGGTTGGCGTTCCGGTGGAACTCGCGGACGTCATCGCGTTTGCGATTGCCCTGCTGTTCGTCACGTTCCTGCATGTCACCTTTGGTGAGATGGTTCCCAAGAACATTTCGGTTTCCGTGGCGGACAAAGCTGCGCTTGTGTTGGCACCCCCGTTGATGTTCATTGCACGCGTGGTGAACCCGATCATCTGGTCGCTGAACTGGCTGGCCAACCACATCCTGCGGCTGATGAAGATCGAGCCCAAGGACGAAGTGTCCTCGTCGTTCACGCTGGAGGAAGTGCAGTCGATCGTGCAGGAGTCCACACGCCATGGCCTGGTGGACGACGAAGCAGGCTTGTTGAGCGGTGCCCTTGAGTTCTCGGAGCACACGGCCTCGCACATCATGGTTCCTCTGGACAAGCTGGTGGTGCTGAAGACGACTTCCACCCCGGTGGACCTGGAAAAGGCGGTCAGCCGTACGGGCTTCTCCCGGTTCCCGATGGTGGACGACGACGGCGAACTCGCCGGATACCTGCACGTGAAGGACATCCTGTCCATCCCGGATGAGGGCAGAAGGCATCCCATCGCCGAAGGGCGCATCCGCTCTCTGGCCAACCTGGCGCCGGATGACGAGATCGAGCAGGCAATGTCCGTCATGCAACGCACCGGCTCCCACCTTGCCCGTGTTATCGGCACTGGCGGAGAAACACAGGGTGTCCTCTTCCTCGAGGACGTCATTGAACAGTTGGTTGGCGAGATTCGCGACGCCACGCAGGCGACCGGCATCCGCCGCTACGGAGACCAGCAAACGAAATAA